In Georgenia soli, a genomic segment contains:
- a CDS encoding GvpL/GvpF family gas vesicle protein has protein sequence MTAPAPEEVDTLLYVYGLVLADSDVPEDLEGVAGERVQVVGLGDVAALVSELPGGELVGLPAEVRAHANVLDTVASTVAVLPMRFGTAVPDVDAIEDAVPAERLDGYAEHLRRLADAVQFTVRAQYVEQAVLAELVNEEPEIRQLREATRDQPEDATYYARIRLGELVVKGFDRKREADAARLVEEITPFALELRQRETGQVEDVLEAAALVGRAQQKAFEDALEALAERTADRIVFRLVGPQAPYDYVPEE, from the coding sequence GTGACGGCACCCGCACCGGAGGAGGTCGACACGCTGCTGTACGTCTACGGGCTCGTGCTCGCCGACAGCGACGTCCCCGAGGACCTCGAGGGCGTCGCCGGCGAGCGCGTGCAGGTGGTCGGGCTCGGTGACGTCGCCGCCCTGGTCTCCGAGCTGCCGGGAGGAGAGCTCGTGGGCCTGCCCGCCGAGGTACGTGCTCACGCGAACGTCCTCGACACCGTCGCCTCGACCGTCGCCGTGCTGCCGATGAGGTTCGGTACCGCGGTGCCGGACGTCGACGCCATCGAGGACGCCGTGCCCGCCGAACGGCTGGACGGCTACGCCGAGCACCTCCGCCGTCTGGCCGACGCGGTGCAGTTCACCGTCCGTGCCCAGTACGTCGAGCAGGCCGTGCTCGCCGAGCTGGTGAACGAGGAGCCGGAGATCCGCCAGCTGCGCGAGGCGACCCGTGACCAGCCGGAGGACGCGACGTACTACGCCCGCATCCGGCTCGGCGAGCTGGTGGTGAAGGGCTTCGACCGCAAGCGTGAGGCGGACGCCGCCCGGCTCGTCGAGGAGATCACCCCGTTCGCCCTCGAGCTCCGCCAGCGGGAGACCGGCCAGGTCGAGGACGTCCTCGAGGCGGCCGCCCTCGTCGGCCGCGCACAGCAGAAGGCGTTCGAGGACGCGCTCGAGGCGCTGGCGGAACGGACCGCGGACCGGATCGTCTTCCGTCTGGTCGGGCCCCAGGCCCCGTACGACTACGTGCCTGAGGAGTGA
- a CDS encoding gas vesicle protein K — MTLKIDEKSLKNGVLTLVITLVEVIEEALESQAIRRIEGGELTEEEQERLGQALLDLDDALEQIKQDHGLTTSVADLRRGLDDVVDEVVDKLINPARWVEEARKEGA; from the coding sequence ATGACGCTGAAGATCGACGAGAAGAGCCTGAAGAACGGGGTGCTCACGCTCGTGATCACGCTGGTGGAGGTGATCGAGGAGGCCCTGGAGAGCCAGGCGATCCGCAGGATCGAGGGCGGCGAGCTGACCGAGGAGGAGCAGGAGCGACTCGGCCAGGCGCTCCTCGACCTCGACGACGCACTCGAGCAGATCAAGCAGGACCACGGGCTGACCACCTCGGTCGCGGACCTGCGGCGCGGTCTCGACGACGTCGTCGACGAGGTCGTCGACAAGCTCATCAACCCGGCGAGGTGGGTCGAGGAGGCCCGGAAGGAGGGCGCGTGA
- the gvpJ gene encoding gas vesicle protein GvpJ, which yields MSAVTTRSRGGYVDRPSSASLADVVNIILDKGLVIDAFVRVSLVGIELITIDARIVIASVDTYLRFAEATGRLNLAETGGRDLPELMEGLTESGARGKTKGVLSSAKEALTGGDDDKGSGEERRRRAPAKESS from the coding sequence ATGAGTGCGGTTACCACGAGGTCCCGGGGCGGGTACGTCGACCGTCCTTCGTCCGCGTCGCTCGCGGACGTCGTCAACATCATTCTCGACAAGGGCTTGGTCATCGACGCCTTTGTACGGGTGTCACTCGTCGGGATCGAGCTGATCACGATCGACGCCCGTATCGTCATCGCGAGCGTCGACACCTATCTCCGGTTCGCCGAGGCGACCGGGCGGCTCAACCTCGCGGAGACAGGGGGACGCGATCTGCCCGAGCTCATGGAGGGACTGACGGAGAGCGGGGCCCGCGGTAAGACCAAGGGAGTGCTGTCGAGCGCCAAGGAAGCCCTGACCGGGGGCGACGACGACAAGGGCTCCGGCGAGGAGCGACGGCGCCGCGCCCCCGCGAAGGAGTCCTCGTGA
- a CDS encoding gas vesicle protein gives MAEPAAQAVAPRAMEPTRDLGATLPDLLEVLLNKGVYLDLDLIITVADIPLIGVNLRATIAGIETMLEYGMMRSWDEQTREWVRRSVSRHLPLAEDEEIVMRMAGGHRDDERHGTWRPGTVYLTSRRLIVWRADPKEVLWQARLEDVTGVDLRTERSIGGEDRVRLAVTTTDGTATLSAAAPERLHGMLREQGIGPAAPARNPRPESAAHEGSLWYQEQLASGPVWRGGTAVVDRAGGVTWKGALDQRPAVRLRAEQLLSVDVESGRTPAGSAVVVVRTPTGGVRFAAQDPGPWVRALRRASRAARPELSAGAGGKP, from the coding sequence ATGGCTGAGCCCGCCGCCCAGGCGGTCGCCCCGCGGGCGATGGAGCCCACGCGCGACCTGGGTGCCACGCTGCCCGACCTGCTGGAGGTGCTGCTCAACAAGGGCGTCTACCTCGACCTCGACCTCATCATCACCGTGGCCGACATCCCGCTCATCGGGGTGAACCTGCGGGCCACGATCGCCGGCATCGAGACGATGCTCGAGTACGGGATGATGCGATCCTGGGACGAGCAGACCCGCGAGTGGGTCAGGCGCTCCGTCTCGCGTCACCTCCCGCTCGCCGAGGACGAGGAGATCGTCATGCGGATGGCCGGCGGGCACCGTGACGACGAGCGGCACGGCACCTGGCGCCCGGGCACGGTGTACCTGACGTCGCGCCGGCTGATCGTGTGGCGGGCGGACCCCAAGGAGGTGCTGTGGCAGGCGCGCCTGGAGGACGTCACAGGCGTCGACCTCCGCACGGAGCGCAGCATCGGCGGCGAGGACCGCGTCCGGCTCGCCGTCACGACCACCGACGGCACGGCCACCCTGTCCGCCGCTGCACCGGAGCGCCTCCACGGCATGCTCCGCGAGCAGGGGATCGGTCCGGCCGCGCCGGCGCGGAACCCGCGGCCGGAGTCGGCCGCGCACGAGGGCAGCCTCTGGTACCAGGAGCAGCTCGCGAGCGGGCCGGTGTGGCGCGGCGGGACCGCCGTCGTCGACCGTGCCGGGGGAGTGACCTGGAAGGGGGCCCTCGACCAGCGGCCGGCCGTGCGGCTGCGGGCGGAGCAGCTGCTGTCCGTCGACGTCGAGAGCGGCCGGACCCCGGCGGGCTCCGCCGTCGTCGTCGTCCGCACGCCCACGGGCGGCGTGCGGTTCGCCGCCCAGGACCCCGGGCCCTGGGTGCGAGCGCTCCGGCGCGCCTCGCGAGCGGCGCGTCCGGAGCTGTCCGCGGGGGCAGGAGGGAAGCCATGA
- the gvpO gene encoding gas vesicle protein GvpO, with amino-acid sequence MSESDTETSTREAPRRQAGEGAARTQKQPRKQSDAPRRSSGSPAKQESSGDQSADSRPARSAQESDTETRGNDDGGKARASSGGSENRRDETERPRRRPQGDDGEGGGEQERTRRRPEGDDGDGGGDQERTRRRPEGDDGEGGGEQERPRRRPESDDGGADEERPRRRAQGHDQDDRDADDRPRRRRDDDEDEDGDGRRGRPRLGAGRAARLAVHQLAELTSRTIEGVVGVRRDGESWIVLIEVVEDPRVPSTADIMAEYEVELDGDGELMGYRRRARYARGHTEE; translated from the coding sequence ATGAGCGAGTCCGACACCGAGACGTCGACCAGGGAGGCCCCGCGCCGACAGGCGGGGGAGGGGGCCGCGCGGACGCAGAAGCAGCCCCGGAAGCAGTCGGACGCGCCGCGGCGCAGCTCCGGGAGCCCGGCGAAGCAGGAGTCGTCGGGCGACCAGAGCGCGGACTCCCGTCCGGCGCGGTCCGCGCAGGAGTCCGACACCGAGACACGTGGCAACGACGACGGTGGGAAAGCCCGTGCGTCGTCGGGCGGGAGCGAGAACCGTCGGGACGAGACCGAGCGTCCGCGCCGGCGCCCCCAGGGAGACGACGGCGAAGGTGGCGGCGAGCAGGAGCGCACGCGTCGACGGCCCGAGGGAGACGACGGTGACGGCGGCGGCGACCAGGAGCGCACGCGTCGACGGCCCGAGGGAGACGACGGCGAAGGTGGCGGCGAGCAGGAGCGCCCGCGCCGCCGCCCTGAGTCGGACGACGGCGGAGCGGACGAGGAGCGTCCGCGTCGTCGAGCCCAGGGGCACGACCAGGATGACCGGGACGCTGACGACCGCCCGCGCCGTCGGCGCGACGATGACGAGGACGAGGACGGCGACGGCCGGCGAGGTCGCCCGCGCCTCGGGGCAGGCCGTGCCGCACGGCTCGCCGTCCACCAGCTCGCCGAGCTGACCAGCCGCACCATCGAGGGCGTGGTCGGCGTGCGTCGCGACGGCGAGAGCTGGATCGTGCTCATCGAGGTGGTCGAGGACCCGCGCGTCCCGAGCACCGCAGACATCATGGCGGAGTACGAGGTCGAGCTCGACGGCGACGGCGAGCTCATGGGCTACCGTCGGCGTGCGCGGTACGCGCGCGGTCACACCGAGGAGTGA
- a CDS encoding carbohydrate ABC transporter permease — MDFFLYSKFGQMILAVIVFAAVVALLLGLAQLADRYSGRSRTFWMVLLFGGPAAFLLGLGLIYPAIRTTVMSFMDRNSQEWIGWANYEWVFTNPDSLQSFINTFWWVVLVPTVSTTVGLLYAILVDKSRFEKVAKSLLFVPMAISFVGAGIIWKFVYEYRGAAQEQIGLLNAIITGIGLEPVRFLQDAPWNTFFLIVVMIWIQAGFAMVLLSAAIKAIPDDIVEAARLDGVNAWQMFRNITVPSIRPTLVVVVTTITIATLKIFDIPRAMTGARFDTQVLANMMYDQSFTFGNNGTGSALAVMIFLLVIPIVVFNVRQMIKNREVRGA; from the coding sequence GTGGACTTCTTCCTCTACTCCAAGTTCGGCCAGATGATCCTGGCCGTCATCGTCTTCGCCGCGGTCGTCGCGCTCCTCCTCGGCCTCGCCCAGCTGGCCGACAGGTACAGCGGCCGCAGCCGGACGTTCTGGATGGTGCTGCTCTTCGGTGGCCCCGCCGCGTTCCTGCTCGGCCTCGGGCTCATCTACCCGGCTATCCGCACGACGGTCATGTCGTTCATGGACCGCAACAGCCAGGAGTGGATCGGGTGGGCGAACTACGAGTGGGTGTTCACGAACCCCGACTCGCTGCAGTCGTTCATCAACACGTTCTGGTGGGTGGTCCTCGTCCCGACCGTCTCGACGACCGTCGGCCTGCTGTACGCGATCCTCGTGGACAAGTCCAGGTTCGAGAAGGTCGCGAAGTCGCTGCTCTTCGTCCCCATGGCGATCTCGTTCGTCGGCGCCGGCATCATCTGGAAGTTCGTCTACGAGTACCGCGGGGCCGCGCAGGAGCAGATCGGCCTGCTCAACGCCATCATCACCGGGATCGGCCTCGAGCCGGTGCGGTTCCTGCAGGACGCGCCCTGGAACACGTTCTTCCTCATCGTCGTGATGATCTGGATCCAGGCCGGGTTCGCCATGGTCCTGCTCTCCGCAGCGATCAAGGCGATCCCGGACGACATCGTCGAGGCGGCCCGGCTCGACGGCGTGAACGCCTGGCAGATGTTCCGCAACATCACCGTGCCGAGCATCCGGCCCACCCTGGTGGTCGTCGTCACGACGATCACCATCGCCACCCTGAAGATCTTCGACATCCCGCGCGCCATGACGGGCGCGAGGTTCGACACCCAGGTGCTGGCGAACATGATGTACGACCAGTCGTTCACCTTCGGCAACAACGGCACCGGGTCCGCGCTGGCCGTGATGATCTTCCTGCTCGTCATCCCGATCGTCGTCTTCAACGTCCGGCAGATGATCAAGAACCGGGAGGTGCGCGGAGCATGA
- a CDS encoding SRPBCC family protein gives MNDETSRDSGAGTATSSLPLAALKQSAGGYARALGGRAVDKLTGRVSGLSDRLTAYASGESHDDDDGDDDRPSAKAAAASKAAEKLAEGKSPLTAGLSAAASGVTEKVKGIFGGGGGGGRGGKKKFKFNNIVESIDVGAPVSVVYNAWTEYDNWPNFMKKVEKAELDDEQGKVAFKGQVFWSHREWNTTIKEQVPDKRIVWDSSGPKGHLSGAVTFHPLGDELTRLVIIVEYYPQGFFEKTANIWRAVNRRLRLELKFFVRHVMTDTILHPDDVEGYRAEIHDKEIARTHDEVMEEEQAAREAEESEQSEEPAGESYEEEPEGEAAEEYTDEEEYEPAEGEGSEDEYEEAPEEGAEGEYEEGDEYAEEAPEEGTEDEYEEAPEEGAEDEYAEETR, from the coding sequence ATGAACGATGAGACATCCCGCGACTCAGGAGCGGGTACGGCCACGTCAAGCCTGCCGCTCGCCGCCTTGAAGCAGTCGGCAGGTGGCTACGCACGGGCGCTCGGCGGACGTGCCGTCGACAAGCTGACCGGCAGGGTCAGCGGCCTGTCCGACCGCCTCACCGCGTACGCGAGCGGGGAGAGCCACGATGACGACGACGGTGACGACGACAGGCCCAGCGCCAAGGCCGCGGCCGCGTCCAAGGCCGCCGAGAAGCTCGCTGAGGGGAAGTCGCCGCTGACGGCCGGGCTCTCGGCCGCGGCCTCGGGCGTCACGGAGAAGGTCAAGGGCATCTTCGGCGGCGGAGGCGGTGGGGGCCGCGGCGGCAAGAAGAAGTTCAAGTTCAACAACATCGTCGAGAGCATCGACGTCGGGGCGCCGGTCAGCGTCGTCTACAACGCCTGGACCGAGTACGACAACTGGCCCAACTTCATGAAGAAGGTCGAGAAGGCCGAGCTCGACGACGAACAGGGCAAGGTGGCGTTCAAGGGCCAGGTGTTCTGGTCCCACCGCGAGTGGAACACCACCATCAAGGAGCAGGTGCCCGACAAGCGGATCGTCTGGGACTCCAGCGGCCCGAAGGGTCACCTTAGCGGCGCGGTCACGTTCCACCCGCTGGGTGACGAGCTCACCCGCCTCGTCATCATCGTCGAGTACTACCCCCAGGGCTTCTTCGAGAAGACGGCCAACATCTGGCGGGCGGTCAACCGGCGCCTGCGGCTCGAGCTGAAGTTCTTCGTCCGCCATGTCATGACTGACACGATCCTTCACCCCGACGACGTCGAGGGCTATCGCGCGGAGATCCACGACAAGGAGATCGCGCGCACCCACGACGAGGTGATGGAGGAGGAGCAGGCCGCAAGGGAGGCCGAGGAGTCGGAGCAGTCCGAGGAGCCCGCCGGCGAGAGCTACGAGGAGGAGCCCGAGGGCGAGGCGGCCGAGGAGTACACGGACGAGGAGGAGTACGAGCCCGCCGAGGGCGAGGGCTCCGAGGACGAGTACGAGGAGGCTCCCGAGGAAGGTGCCGAGGGCGAGTACGAGGAGGGGGACGAGTACGCCGAGGAGGCTCCCGAGGAGGGCACGGAGGACGAGTACGAGGAGGCGCCCGAGGAGGGTGCTGAGGACGAGTACGCCGAGGAAACTAGGTAG
- a CDS encoding VOC family protein, translating to MLSTYSPVPTLAVKDLAAARSFYEETLGFEGREETGGIVYTAGSGQFLVYESSYAGSNKATAMAFEAPDGDFDTEVQNLRDKGVEFQTFEMEGVQWDGDVATFDEGRAVWFNDPDGNILSLGTAMM from the coding sequence ATGCTCTCCACCTACAGCCCGGTGCCCACCCTCGCTGTGAAGGACCTCGCCGCGGCCCGGTCCTTCTACGAGGAGACGCTCGGCTTCGAAGGGAGGGAGGAGACCGGCGGCATCGTCTACACCGCCGGGTCCGGCCAGTTCCTCGTCTACGAGTCCTCCTACGCCGGCAGCAACAAGGCCACCGCCATGGCGTTCGAGGCACCGGACGGCGACTTCGACACGGAGGTCCAGAACCTCCGCGACAAGGGTGTCGAGTTCCAGACCTTCGAGATGGAAGGGGTCCAGTGGGACGGTGACGTGGCCACCTTCGACGAAGGCCGGGCCGTCTGGTTCAACGACCCCGACGGCAACATCCTCAGCCTCGGCACCGCGATGATGTGA
- a CDS encoding gas vesicle protein, which produces MSVVAGRSGGLEPQRDRDGSLVHVIETLLDKGLVLNADIMVSVAGVELLGIRIRAALASFETAAKYGLEFPAGTNTETLAWRRAIEQKDTCPSCGKTSPTAQLLEEFCPWCGWRSAQAQRAAERTEVEGTGRGEVEGSDRSDDEPDQDETADRDDEPDQDETADRDDERDQDDTADQDEAADRAEVPDRDG; this is translated from the coding sequence ATGAGCGTGGTCGCAGGGCGGAGCGGTGGCCTCGAGCCGCAGCGCGACAGGGACGGGTCGCTCGTGCACGTCATCGAGACGCTGCTCGACAAGGGGCTCGTGCTCAACGCGGACATCATGGTGTCCGTGGCCGGGGTGGAGCTCCTGGGCATCCGCATCCGTGCCGCTCTGGCCTCCTTCGAGACGGCCGCGAAGTACGGGCTCGAGTTCCCCGCCGGGACCAACACCGAGACGCTGGCGTGGCGCCGGGCGATCGAGCAGAAGGACACGTGCCCCAGCTGCGGCAAGACGTCGCCGACCGCGCAGCTGCTGGAGGAGTTCTGCCCGTGGTGCGGGTGGCGCAGCGCCCAGGCGCAGCGTGCCGCCGAGCGGACGGAGGTCGAGGGGACAGGCCGCGGCGAGGTCGAGGGGTCGGACCGCAGCGACGACGAGCCGGATCAGGACGAGACGGCGGATCGCGACGACGAGCCGGATCAGGACGAGACGGCGGATCGCGACGACGAGCGCGATCAGGACGACACGGCGGACCAGGACGAGGCGGCCGACCGCGCAGAGGTGCCGGACCGCGATGGCTGA
- a CDS encoding NAD(P)H-quinone oxidoreductase encodes MRAITVTDDSALELTDVTDPRPGPGEVLLKVAAAGLNRADILQRAGHYPPPPGASDILGLEVSGTVAAVGEGVTGWKLGEQACALLAGGGYAELVAVPAGQLLPVPAGLDLVDAAALPEAACTAWSNLVGVAGLRAGETVLIHGGSGGVGSVAIQLASAVGARVLTTAGGPERTARCRELGADVAIDHRSEDVAAAVQEATDGRGADVILDVLGAGGLDQNVRSLATGGRLVVIGTQKGRKGEIDLGRLMTRRASLHATTLRARPLEEKAAIVADVRERVWPMLDDGRLRPVVADRLPLAEAARAHELLDSGNVFGKVLLVP; translated from the coding sequence ATGCGCGCCATCACCGTGACCGACGACTCCGCCCTCGAGCTCACCGACGTCACCGATCCCCGGCCCGGCCCCGGCGAGGTCCTCCTGAAGGTGGCCGCCGCTGGCCTGAACCGCGCGGACATCCTTCAGCGGGCCGGGCACTATCCGCCCCCGCCCGGTGCCAGCGACATCCTCGGCCTCGAGGTCTCCGGCACGGTCGCCGCCGTCGGCGAGGGCGTGACTGGCTGGAAGCTCGGCGAGCAGGCCTGCGCCCTGCTCGCCGGCGGTGGCTACGCCGAGCTGGTGGCCGTCCCCGCGGGCCAGCTGCTGCCCGTGCCGGCAGGCCTGGACCTGGTCGACGCCGCCGCCCTGCCCGAGGCCGCGTGCACGGCGTGGTCGAACCTGGTCGGTGTGGCCGGGCTGCGGGCAGGCGAGACGGTGCTGATCCACGGCGGGAGCGGCGGGGTGGGGTCCGTGGCGATCCAGCTCGCCTCCGCCGTCGGGGCCCGGGTCCTCACGACGGCGGGCGGGCCGGAGCGGACGGCGCGGTGCCGCGAGCTCGGCGCCGACGTCGCCATCGACCACCGCAGCGAGGACGTCGCGGCGGCGGTGCAGGAGGCGACGGACGGGCGCGGTGCCGACGTGATCCTCGACGTCCTCGGAGCCGGCGGGCTCGATCAGAACGTGCGGTCGCTCGCCACCGGCGGCCGCCTCGTGGTGATCGGCACCCAGAAGGGCCGCAAGGGCGAGATCGACCTCGGCCGGCTGATGACCAGGCGCGCCAGCCTGCACGCCACCACCCTCCGGGCCCGCCCGCTCGAGGAGAAGGCCGCGATCGTCGCCGACGTCCGTGAGCGCGTCTGGCCGATGCTCGACGACGGTCGGCTCCGTCCCGTCGTCGCAGACCGGCTTCCGCTCGCCGAGGCGGCTCGCGCCCACGAGCTCCTCGACTCCGGCAACGTCTTCGGCAAGGTGCTGCTGGTCCCCTGA
- a CDS encoding carbohydrate ABC transporter permease: MSGTTPANPAVAVESPVRTLPDPMGTPAPRVGASTRAKRMLTSRAGSAVAVVIAVLWTVPIVGLLVSSVRPEAEIRTSGWWTFFSNPAFTLANYQEVLFGRASSGQLSNFFVNSLVITVPATIIPLVAATMAAYCFSVLQWRGRDTVFVIVFALQIVPLQMALIPLLRIFAGTEVIQNFPYLAVWVAHACFAMPLATFLLHNFMAEIPRELIEAARVDGAGHVTVFLRVMLPLQIPAIASFAIFQFLWVWNDLLVGLTFTGGNNAVQPLTARLSEMAGSRGQDWHLLTSGAFVSIIVPLIVFFALQKYFVRGLLAGSVKG, translated from the coding sequence ATGAGCGGAACCACGCCGGCCAACCCGGCCGTCGCCGTCGAGAGCCCCGTCCGGACCCTGCCCGACCCGATGGGCACGCCGGCGCCGCGCGTCGGCGCCTCCACCCGGGCCAAGCGCATGCTCACGTCCCGGGCCGGCTCAGCCGTCGCCGTCGTCATCGCCGTCCTGTGGACCGTGCCGATCGTCGGGCTGCTCGTCAGCTCCGTGCGCCCGGAGGCGGAGATCCGCACCTCGGGGTGGTGGACGTTCTTCTCCAACCCCGCGTTCACGCTGGCGAACTACCAGGAGGTGCTGTTCGGGCGGGCGTCGTCGGGGCAGCTGTCGAACTTCTTCGTCAACTCCCTCGTCATCACGGTGCCCGCGACGATCATCCCGCTCGTCGCCGCGACGATGGCCGCCTACTGCTTCTCGGTGCTGCAGTGGCGCGGCCGGGACACCGTCTTCGTCATCGTCTTCGCCCTGCAGATCGTCCCGCTGCAGATGGCGCTCATCCCGCTGCTGCGGATCTTCGCCGGCACGGAGGTCATCCAGAACTTCCCGTACCTGGCGGTATGGGTGGCGCACGCGTGCTTCGCCATGCCGCTCGCGACCTTCCTGCTGCACAACTTCATGGCGGAGATCCCCCGGGAGCTCATCGAGGCGGCCCGGGTCGACGGCGCCGGGCACGTGACCGTCTTCCTCCGGGTGATGCTGCCGCTGCAGATCCCGGCGATCGCCTCGTTCGCGATCTTCCAGTTCCTGTGGGTGTGGAACGACCTCCTCGTGGGCCTGACCTTCACCGGCGGGAACAACGCGGTGCAGCCGCTCACGGCGCGGCTGTCGGAGATGGCCGGCTCGCGCGGGCAGGACTGGCACCTGCTCACCTCGGGTGCGTTCGTCTCGATCATCGTGCCGCTGATCGTGTTCTTCGCCCTGCAGAAGTACTTCGTGCGCGGCCTGCTCGCGGGGTCCGTCAAGGGCTGA
- a CDS encoding gas vesicle protein GvpG has translation MGLLSGLFTLPLAPVRGTIWVAEQVLNEAEREYYDVGKIRRQLDDVGQARERGEISDDEADALEESLVARLIEANRRQREGR, from the coding sequence GTGGGGCTCCTCAGCGGTCTGTTCACGCTTCCCCTCGCGCCCGTGCGCGGGACGATCTGGGTCGCCGAGCAGGTGCTCAACGAGGCGGAGCGCGAGTACTACGACGTCGGGAAGATCCGGCGGCAGCTGGATGACGTCGGACAGGCACGCGAGAGGGGCGAGATCAGTGACGACGAGGCGGACGCACTCGAGGAGTCGTTGGTCGCACGGCTGATCGAGGCGAACCGCCGGCAGAGAGAGGGACGATGA
- a CDS encoding ABC transporter substrate-binding protein, with protein sequence MINRRRTTASLAGAAALALTLAACGGADDLGGGGGGGGGGATAGGGETDCSAYEEYGSFEGEKVTLFSSIREVEADQLQDTFTDFTECTGITVEHNGSGEFEQQVVVQAEGGNAPDLAIFPQPGLLQRMVKEGHVVAAPDAVEKKVDEGWSEDWKNYGTVDGEFYAAPLMASVKSFVWYSPTAFEENGYEVPKTWDELMTLTQKIADEKGSDTTKPWCAGIESGGATGWPATDFIEDMVLRSAGGDVYDQWINHEIPFNDPQIVEAVDMAGAILKNPDYTNGGLGDPRTIATTSFNDGGLPILDGECFMYRMASFYEAQWPEGTDVGPDGEVFAFYLPGMTEDESPLLTAGEFVGAFNDREATAAVQAYMASGDWANTRVEIGGVTSANKAVDPELASSDVLRLAIELLQDESAVARFDGSDLMPSEVGAGSFWTGMVDWVNGSETKPVLDQIEASWPAS encoded by the coding sequence ATGATCAACCGACGTCGTACGACGGCGAGCCTGGCGGGTGCCGCTGCGCTCGCCCTGACCCTGGCCGCCTGCGGCGGCGCCGACGACCTCGGCGGTGGTGGCGGTGGCGGGGGCGGCGGGGCCACCGCCGGCGGCGGCGAGACCGACTGCTCCGCCTACGAGGAGTACGGCAGCTTCGAGGGGGAGAAGGTCACCCTCTTCTCCTCGATCCGCGAGGTCGAGGCCGACCAGCTCCAGGACACCTTCACCGACTTCACCGAGTGCACCGGGATCACGGTCGAGCACAACGGCTCCGGCGAGTTCGAGCAGCAGGTCGTCGTGCAGGCCGAGGGCGGCAACGCCCCCGACCTCGCGATCTTCCCGCAGCCCGGCCTGCTGCAGCGCATGGTCAAGGAGGGCCACGTCGTCGCGGCGCCGGACGCGGTGGAGAAGAAGGTCGACGAGGGCTGGTCCGAGGACTGGAAGAACTACGGGACCGTCGACGGCGAGTTCTACGCGGCCCCGCTGATGGCGTCCGTGAAGTCCTTCGTCTGGTACTCCCCGACCGCGTTCGAGGAGAACGGCTACGAGGTCCCGAAGACCTGGGACGAGCTGATGACCCTCACCCAGAAGATCGCCGACGAGAAGGGGTCCGACACCACCAAGCCGTGGTGCGCGGGCATCGAGTCCGGCGGGGCCACCGGCTGGCCGGCCACCGACTTCATCGAGGACATGGTCCTGCGCTCGGCGGGCGGTGACGTCTACGACCAGTGGATCAACCACGAGATCCCGTTCAACGACCCGCAGATCGTCGAGGCGGTCGACATGGCCGGGGCGATCCTCAAGAACCCCGACTACACCAACGGCGGGCTCGGCGACCCGCGCACCATCGCGACGACGTCGTTCAACGACGGCGGCCTGCCGATCCTGGACGGCGAGTGCTTCATGTACCGCATGGCGTCCTTCTACGAGGCGCAGTGGCCCGAGGGCACCGACGTAGGCCCCGACGGCGAGGTCTTCGCGTTCTACCTCCCGGGCATGACCGAGGACGAGTCGCCGCTGCTCACCGCGGGCGAGTTCGTCGGCGCCTTCAACGACCGTGAGGCCACGGCGGCCGTCCAGGCCTACATGGCGTCCGGCGACTGGGCTAACACCCGCGTGGAGATCGGCGGCGTGACCTCGGCCAACAAGGCCGTCGACCCCGAGCTCGCGTCCTCCGACGTGCTGCGGCTGGCGATCGAGCTGCTGCAGGACGAGAGCGCCGTCGCCCGCTTCGACGGGTCCGACCTCATGCCGTCCGAGGTCGGCGCCGGGTCCTTCTGGACCGGGATGGTCGACTGGGTCAACGGGTCCGAGACCAAGCCGGTCCTCGACCAGATCGAGGCCTCCTGGCCGGCCAGCTGA